DNA sequence from the Cucumis melo cultivar AY chromosome 6, USDA_Cmelo_AY_1.0, whole genome shotgun sequence genome:
ATAAAAAAGTTTAATCCTATTAAGACTTTACATAATATAGGAATAGATATGGTTTCAAAAGGAAGCATTGAACAGTGGATGAATTAGTAGACCAAACACAAGTTTGATTAATTAGTTATATGATAAGTAAAATTAGTATCAACATTGCCTGATTTATctataaataaaaaagtttgtaaatttaattatattaataattaagattttattattaatatttatatttacattaATGGCtatatgattttctttttaacattAAATATTCATTAAACCATATCACAATCTTCcaaaatttatgtatatatcaaaacaaatatttttatcaTTGTTTGGAAGTTTTGCTTTTCCTTTAGCGTTTGAAAGTAATTTTTGAAATTAGAAAGCAATcatatttactattttattcATTTCCACTTAATACAATCTAAATTTTGatcatttcaatttaaaattgtttttaaataagaaacaaaCAGAAACAAATCACAACTCCAAGATAAGTACAAATCCAATTACACACCAACATGTtatttgggaaattgccaaaaataggttaaaaaaagagatttaaatgaattttgggacaagttttcaaaagaaagacttttaggacaatttgggtgtgaatagacaaaaatgcccttcctttcctttccctcttccacgttgctttcccttctctgattcgttctctttcgcgtatagttccgtttcccttctcttttctttcgtgtagaacacttgaacctactccggccatcgtcagttgttcatcgtcacttgcccatcgtcgcttgcccatcgtcgtttgcccttcgtcgcttgcccttcgtcgcttgcccttcgtcggtcgttgtccagtgcatttcgtcgctcctattcggaccattcaatcaacttcgagcgtcttatttaggtgagtttcatgtataaccgattttcaatttatctgctgtaagtaaatgtttgttagggtatttggtgctattttcatccgtaattgtctggtttttggaattggacttatttgccgtaaattagtttagtcaaattttggttttaggttcttagaaagttcaatgttcaatggctagtgaaaaatgaattgaactagaggatgaggatttagttggatcaaatagaggaggagtaagcaataggaatagaaggaattaaggttttttttttttatctcgcattttttttttatctcgcacttatctcgcacgtatctcgcacgttccaaactttcactatttatttcaaaatcaacttggtacacctcctaatccatttagagctattctttgcatgtttagtaactctcttaggccctcatgctttatctcgcacgtatctcgcacgtatctcgcacacatctcgcacgttccgaactttcactatttatttcaaaatcaacttggtacacctcctaatccatttagagctattctttgcatgtttagtaactctcttaggccctcatgctttatctcgcacgtatctcgcacgtatctcgcacacatctcgcacgttccgaactttcactatttatttcaaaatcaacttggtacacctcctaatccatttagagctattctttgcatgtttagtaactctcttaggccctcatgctttatctcgcacgtatctcgcacacatctcgcacgtatctcgcacacatctcgcacacatctcgcacgttccaaacttccactatttatttcaaaatcaaattggtacacctcctaattcatttctttacatcttgcacgcattttgtaggttcttaagttcaaatcaattttttaagatacaaaagtacttaaggtagtttaaggatggcacatgttcggattttagtgcgtcacggtggtgaatgggatgagggacgaagaaaatatgaaggaggagtgttaaaaggcattgttgtccctaaagaaataacacacaaagatttacagtctgaactatatgaccttgcagaagttgaccctacaaagtttgacataaagataagatgtatatatgagatcaaaggggaaaaggaagctcctccatttgagttaagcaatgaccgtgatttgaagttttatattcttagtgaaaatccattggaggtccccctatacctatcgtttgagcctacaagcaatcgaagcatgaaagtgttaaacaaagattacaattcagtatctgggagcaaccaagttcaaaatttaaaccctcatcctcctccaattggaatggatagattagatgagaatgaagttgatattggtgaagtcgagggtggcttgtgtcataacatgatagggaccaattcggctatatgggaatcatatgagtcatatcattcaatagatgatacttttacattggagtcagttgagatgtacaatgaattgtttgacatcccagaacaaagagatgctcctacaaaagattgcaaaggaaaaggtaaagttgactacaggtcctctagtcggaagttgaagacaaaaggaagtggctggtcggaagaaagctctacaagtgaagagttggatgtaggacaaatatttttttgcaagagagatttgtcaatgagattaagtgtgttggcaatgaaaaaaaattttcagtttgtagtaaaaaagtctacaaaagaggttcttttcgttagatgcatcgacaacaagtgtggttggagattgcgagcggttagactgaaggattcaaatatattcaagattaaaaagtatgtgaaagttcattcatgttctcttgagtttttgaatcgtgaccataggcaagcaaaatcttgggttgttggagaattaatcaagtccaaattcaaggggcccggtcgcatatacaaaccacgtgatatcatagaagacatgaggcaagactatggcataaatatgagttatgagaaagcatggcgtgccagagaaaatgcatatgaacgagtgcgagggtctcctgaagagtcatataatcttttgcgtagatatggtgaagcactcaaatttacaaattcaggtacaatatttcacatggaactcgaagatgatcgtttctttaaatatctttttatggctgttggtgcatgtgttagaggattcttaaattgcattagaccggtcatagtcatggacggaacatttcttaagaacaaatatcggggtcagttgatagtggccgtttgtttagatggtaacaatcagatctatcctctagcctttggagtagttgatagagaaacagatgactcaatacagtggttcttagaaaaattgaaaggtgcaataggggaggtgcctaatctaggctttgtgacagatcggaaaacatgcttcgccaagggtatttcatcagttttcccatctgcattccacggcctttgtgtccaacatttgagtcaaaatttgcatgataaatataagaatgacacggttgctactttgttttataatgcatcgagaacatatcgtgaatcaacgtttgttgaagcgtggagacatcttctttcatttcctaatggttcagggaaatatttaaatgatgttggaatagcacgatggtctcgtgttcactgcccaggaagacggtataacatgatgacaacaaatatagcggagtccatgaattctatactgaaagaacctagagatttgcctattgcttcattccttgaaaatgttcgagctttgctacaacgttggttttgggagcgtcgagaagaaggcattaaagtgacgtctacattgaccaaatgggcagagttagttattcaaaagaaacaagaaggagctttgacaatgaaggtcaacccaattgactgttaccaatttcatgtcaaagatttagataaggaggaggtcgtaaaccttcagactaaagaatgcacttgcaaggagtttcaagctgagcaactaccatgctcacatgccattgctgcagcacgggttcgtaatataaatgtttatagtttatgtgctaattattacactaatgaatgtttgttggctgcatatgcggaggccgtctacccagttgggaatcagtcagattggaagacaagcgaagactacgtacatatgactgttttacctccaaaagtagtcaaaagagttggtcgaccgaagaaaaagaggattccaagtgttggtgaagctccgaaattgcataagtgtggtcggtgtaaacaaataggtcacaacagattaacgtgtaccaatccaatttcatataccgacaagtcgagcatacaagattagaaatttccctaccaatgtaccaagtattacactaattaatgaatgtttgttaatgatgtgttttcttaatgatttgtcccaacattcttactttctgtgcgtccaaatggatgaagaagacgaaaataacgattgacttattcatttaagaacacaaacactggttttatgatcgtttaaaaataactaaatgttcgtttaaaaatatgtaaacgatcgtttaaaaataactaaacgatcggttaagaacaaccaaacgatcgtttgaaaacaactaaacgataggttaaacaaaactaaacgatcgattggtcgaacaaaactaaacgatcgtttaaaacaaccaatcgatcgttggaaaacaactaaacgatccgtgaaacaaaactaaacgattggtcaaacaaaactaaacgatcgtttaaaacaaccaatcgataccttgaaattaactaaacgatcagttaaacaaaactaaacgattggtcgaacaaaactaaacgatcgtttaaaacaaccaatcgataccttgaaattaactaaacgatcagttaaacaaaactaaacgattggtcgaacaaaactaaacgatcgtttaaaacaaccaatcgatcgtttgaaattaactaaacgatcgactataaaaaactaaacgatcgtttacataaactaaacgatcttttgaaacaacgaaagacacccgcgaattgtttacaaccgcgattcaacatttcaaaaaaagtatgcgaatttacaatattgcccctttggtaaaaacgaccgatatatatatacgttccgccttctcacttttcgtttttcgtcactacgcaatacacaaccgcactgatcacaccttcgttttctctcagtccattgttctctcagaccatttttgtctcagtccatagttttcgtcaacgttaaaaggtattttcccgaacttttcctactataacgttacacttttcctttgtttatatttcaaacgtttcaacttctgtcttcaaaaactatcactgtgttcttatattattattgtgaagcgtttagggtttcgggttcgacttctgtcttcaatatattatattcatttcaggatggctgtacctagcgaaaagtatttccctgccactgtgtcatgccaagtgcacaagattggcagtcttattaaggataaactgaccaaggaccagctgcaaatgttcgaaaaaacaatttttggtccattgctgaatgtgaacatggtattcaacggccagttgatccatcatttcttgctgaggcagatacctgaagacggtaacgcagatggaatctgtttctcggttttagggaagaacgtccgttttacccaaaaggaattcaacatcataactggattgtggccaacaaacaatccattggagaaagattgcgatagcaagcgactgcaaagtcttctattcggatcagaaaataagaaagtaataacatgcttggaaattgaggaaattttcaagaattttgagtttacaaatgatgacgatgctgtgaaggtcgccttggccgtctttatagaaactgtgatggtcgggaaggataagaaaacacagtttgacatggacattttgggaagagttgatgatgaagaagcatttaaaagcttcgattggtcaactttcttctacactcgtctgctcaacagtttaaagacaagtctccaaggcaaaaaagaagcatacgagctgaagaagacacgaagttccaaagcagtgtcatactataacatcaaaggctacgtccttgcttttcaggtgatttttatttcttcatacactttaagtaaatgccaattgaacatcaaagtttaacatatttgtttaaatgttgtaggtgtgggcttatgaagtactctcaaccgcaaatgagcacctggccacaagaaacagtaagggattaatcccaaggatattgagatggaattgtacacaagctccatcttacaaaatgctgcagaataacatattcgacaacaaaaatgtaagtaaaacctgtcagtcatcgtttaatataattacacaatccaataatacaattacattgcagactgttgttcaacctaaactcaagatgtcaacccaagagaaggctttcatggagagtcgaattcgaggggatgataacatgcaaatggaggaggatgaatccattggagcaatgaacaacaaatcattggagcaatcagactcatctccacaaagagaacAACTCTCACCCCAAAgggaacaaagtcaaacagtggctgaggagtctgaaatgcatccaatcaccaagaagaaacatttcagatcaaagaagtccaatgacaaagaagaacgaagtcattcaaaatcctacaagaaactgaagaaggaaataaaagaagttcgtaaggatttatccacactgacttctatagtctgtaggatggatgacacaatcacaaagcagtcattggagctgtatgaaatgaagcagatgctggagagattggtccaggtaaaatttgttttcatcatacattagataaacgatcgtataactttgatagacgatcgtttatcaaagttactcgatcgtttaacttcgatagacgatcgtttatcaaagttacgcgatcgtttacttttatatacacgatggtttaacaatacattatttttttaattttatgttcgtttttatttgtttgttagaatcaaactgaaaatcaagggaatgatcatactgatcagaatgacaatgagtatgttgttcaagaacaacatactcaacaacaacctactgaagaacaacatactgaacgtcaagaggaaacccaaaggttaacatttcattcattgtttactagtttataaatacctaacaattgtatttttttttcttattctcatgtttcttctcattttgtttagggaacatgaagaggaacgtggtagtgatataagcatagacggtagggatgcagacttgctaatgactataagagatatatcggatagtctaagtcatcaaattcagaaagaaTCAGACCTGCCACagatgattactacccttccatatgtgagccaacctcttgcactttgtgaattggctccaatggatcaaactgtacaaattgtaaatgaagaatctcaactggtatgtatacacaacaaatttgtagtcgtttgaatgaatagtttgttacttgtttaatacgattacattgcaggaaacaacaaaaaaacaggttgagatgaaaaaaaatgatgaagcagttactttggttgaaaaagaaccagtaactgtgccttataaagatgtggaagaaaaaccaataaagagaagaaagctatgtaaaatagcaaataaagaggtgcaacatgaagatgaacaaggtaatccacccacaacatctgctcagatcatatcagtatctacaacacctgtcccagatgtggaaatcagagaagtagatccatataatccgatgtggaaagtggatccaaaattatggaaggaatacttgcaatggaaaaaatcaagaaaaacaacccatgaagaaaggaaagtagtctccacaaccagaaagaaagactttttcagacagcttgaagaaaacacatgggtacatggagacgtaagtactcttcccaaacgatcgcttatatttgatatacgatcgcttctattaactaaacgatcgcttctattaactaaacgatcgttaagttaatattacacgatcgcttactacgtaaacgatcacatgtacatttcttatgcgatcgcttatcctctcctttcattcattaaacgatcgtttattttttctttgtagacattggatCTGCTATTCGcccacttgcagaataaaatgttgcatctcaagcaccattgcaagcgttcttttagaatattacattcctcttttctggtaagttgttattctttaattttttttttgtatacaagttaaactgcatcattatattctgattaaattttgacttgttcttgaagactggaatcaataaaccagactgcattgtttggaaccacatttttgatactcatctggtgacaccagataataagaaagctgaatggacagacccaacagcacacctaactatatggacagaaaaagatgtcgaatactatttcaacactgctgttggtgattacaacgacataccagggtggggagatgtcaactacgtgattacctgcatcaacataaaagaacactggttggctattgcagctgatatgagaaaatgcaggatctacgtgttcgactcaatgccaaattatgttgagcagaaacttgttgatgaagctcttcaaatgcctgcacgatgcattgcctcactcgcgattgcaattggagtcaacctccattcagatcgtttcacatatggcccttggccaatacgcagatcgaaggccacattacagaaagggcgttcattggattgtggaattttctgtaccaaatttgttgaatgccttgtaactgctagtgaccttggttgtctaactgtgccaaacatgaaactgtttagacaacaatatgtgctggaactttgggccaataaatacttttgttaatatttgtattcgtttatataatttttttatgtaatttttatagagagaataacatattataattttaaactttgttataaaataaatactttgtgatattttcaattaaacgcgaccaaaattgagaaagaatatttgagttaatatttgtattcgtttagatacatatcacaaaatattcgtgtagagaaatactcatcgcgcacatatgtataaacgatcttcttaataaacgatgtctaaacgatcttcttaataaatgtcaaaatattaagcgatcgtttagtaaagtctaaacgatcgtttggtaaagtctaaacgatcgttcggtaagtgtaaacgatcttcttaataaacgatgtctaaacgatcttcttaataaacgtcaaaatattaagcgatcgtttagtaaagtctaaacgatcgtttggtaaagtctaaacgatcgtttggtacagtctaaacgatcgtttggtaaagtctaaacgatattcttaaaatcataaaaaaattcagcgatcgtttagctacaagtagttttgcaacatagagaataatcgatactactaattgaaatgcaacatacacaataatagaacagccaattgatacttgtgatttatgttaatatttcaatacataggagtgttggtccatacttgaaatgctaattgttttctaaagtatgacatgttttcttgacataatgtatctaaaccaacaccagcagctatgtactcaaaatacttaattgcgaatacgccacaatcacaattatttcgttgaagtggaattgggtcaacaatgacaactggccaaggttccttgtatgtcgatgatctacctctcctatcaaagaagccagtactatctaacaactttggcaccaactgtcgaatgggcagtaatatgtttgtcatctcttcggcagttgtaagtgacggaagcgaatcccataccttcacttgacaacttaccaaatccaagcataatagaacccaatggttgccatggacattgaatggagagtaaacgtaatcaacacttgcccaaggatcttggaagtccacttttgacccgacaacatagtcaaccaacctatactcttcgtcccagtcaaacgggcgattctctttaatacattctttgtataggggccacttcgaaactaaaatgcgctgcaaagaaaaacatacaaacgcaaatatcagaccgaaagacaaatatcaaacgcaaatacatacataaagtaacgagacgattacaaaccataaagattgtgtccgcagttgtgaagttctgagaagaaggtatcccggctgccttaatcttcaagcgaatgaaaagaaaaagtgcatccaaatgctaatacaaacaaaagtaagcagtaaatgtatagaaccataacaatgataaaattataattgcataaatgataagataatcccatacctcatccgacaaccaccggcgacacataaacaagtctctgaaaaaagccttcgattttttcccatgaaaggtttcacgcagctcatcgtctgtacgcttgtctgtaatccacgctcgaagtctatctaaatggacgtcaagtattttgtgcataggatcataaacaattgcttcagactcagaggtgctggtggttgatgtcagagaccgtttaggtagagttgtgaatggggttgataggtaaacacttgcacgcttcctacgggcgggccgaacgtgtggtcgttgagtgagaaatggttctatctctatgacgtcctcatcgtcaacgacatctattggctcctctaaaccaatatcaaccttcttctccaacacatcttcgtcaccctatggaagctcataatgcattagtgtatataatgatagaaattaaacatcaatattagcatgaacatggaaccaaaccttctttttaacttcaatgtgttcatcctccaagccttcggacaccttgtggtccccttcgtcaccctatggaacctcaaaatgaattagcgagaacatggttaccaaatatgaaacaactaacgtgaatacacttaacagtttcattcctaacctttctttgaagtccaatgtgcttcaatatggttgacatcaggcccttcaattcgtcaatatcggattttatagtattaagttggccttcaacaaccgctactcgatcttggagatttcgaatagcctttttcatcttaatcttggacttctgtttcttactctttttcaactcatcttcatcgttaacaacttctcgtactctttttgaaccaccattcttcgactgaataatggtagatgagcggaagttttcaaaaagttcacctgaagcaattttcaattgctcctcttcaggtgtcatctcaatgaccgccttaattataaactgcaaatagaaaaaggcaaatgtatttaggacaaagaaataagcacaaaatcacgcgatccttaagtaagttactattgcttgctacttaccattggcgagtcaaacacctggcttatagtttgggactttggtgattgttggcacacccacctcagcattcgtggtatggcatgatcgtttactttatctacaccacatccaatgatggttggtatagactcatatgcccaaacctattccacatttgacaaacaagtttagaaagtgccacaagatatatatagatatataaacaagtggttatacaatcgtttcaaaacaactatacgatcatttaacataactaaacgatcgttaaaaagaactaaacgatcgtttaaataactaaacgatcgtttaaaataactaaacgatcgtttaaaataactaaacgatcgtttaaaataactaaacgatcgtttaaaataactaaacgatcgtttcaaataactaaacgatctttttaaagttttgaagtaagaagtaagaagtcaaatacctgtaatgcatgcggaaatccattgatagtatatttttttgtctgtgttgatttcttctttcccttggcatattgcttgtccaaggctcttttcaatgcacttagcgtgcgtacaaaaacaatccgaccccaatcataattattaaatgaattccaatcatcagcaatcttcaaaaaaccaatgtccactttggttcgcctatcttttcccaacaaagatatctctataaagtagactaaagctaatttgacgatatcatcgtcatcaccctcgtattccaaaaatatatcttctaagtcgctaacgtaaacacagtccttgtctttgaaaaacttctccaacagtcgactgttcccacccaactgaatatagtcctctttaggaccccatagtccagttacgatgttaaactctctcctaccgaaagtacaaacaacgccccctagtaggaaacttatagaatcctttccttcatcttccacctcccttaacagtaagtagtggatgagtggcccattgaagacaatatttaggtccaaaaagtgcccaaactttgttttcctaaataaggctaattgatcgggtttgagtttggccttaatattatgtgttgtcttttccaaatgagacaaacagcttactagggaataaaaatgatgggaaggattaatcttgtagaagggtccgtcggtcgatgttgaagtcgatgtcatgattcaagccaagaaaaagcaaatatattgaaaatgggttacagataaaactcactgaaataagagaacacgctcaaagttgattcttaggttcgaaaaggagaagcgacgaaatgcactggaggaccgacgacagacgaacagtcggagtatcttcgaagagcagagcgggaaatttgaaaagccaaagaaaggagatgttttttttttttttacttcaggtgttctatgcgaaagagaagggaaagcgaacgtgggtaggcgaaacaat
Encoded proteins:
- the LOC127149902 gene encoding uncharacterized protein LOC127149902; translated protein: MAVPSEKYFPATVSCQVHKIGSLIKDKLTKDQLQMFEKTIFGPLLNVNMVFNGQLIHHFLLRQIPEDGNADGICFSVLGKNVRFTQKEFNIITGLWPTNNPLEKDCDSKRLQSLLFGSENKKVITCLEIEEIFKNFEFTNDDDAVKVALAVFIETVMVGKDKKTQFDMDILGRVDDEEAFKSFDWSTFFYTRLLNSLKTSLQGKKEAYELKKTRSSKAVSYYNIKGYVLAFQVWAYEVLSTANEHLATRNSKGLIPRILRWNCTQAPSYKMLQNNIFDNKNTVVQPKLKMSTQEKAFMESRIRGDDNMQMEEDESIGAMNNKSLEQSDSSPQREQLSPQREQSQTVAEESEMHPITKKKHFRSKKSNDKEERSHSKSYKKLKKEIKEVRKDLSTLTSIVCRMDDTITKQSLELYEMKQMLERLVQNQTENQGNDHTDQNDNEYVVQEQHTQQQPTEEQHTERQEETQREHEEERGSDISIDGRDADLLMTIRDISDSLSHQIQKESDLPQMITTLPYVSQPLALCELAPMDQTVQIVNEESQLETTKKQVEMKKNDEAVTLVEKEPVTVPYKDVEEKPIKRRKLCKIANKEVQHEDEQGNPPTTSAQIISVSTTPVPDVEIREVDPYNPMWKVDPKLWKEYLQWKKSRKTTHEERKVVSTTRKKDFFRQLEENTWVHGDTLDLLFAHLQNKMLHLKHHCKRSFRILHSSFLTGINKPDCIVWNHIFDTHLVTPDNKKAEWTDPTAHLTIWTEKDVEYYFNTAVGDYNDIPGWGDVNYVITCINIKEHWLAIAADMRKCRIYVFDSMPNYVEQKLVDEALQMPARCIASLAIAIGVNLHSDRFTYGPWPIRRSKATLQKGRSLDCGIFCTKFVECLVTASDLGCLTVPNMKLFRQQYVLELWANKYFC
- the LOC127149802 gene encoding uncharacterized protein LOC127149802; protein product: MTPEEEQLKIASGELFENFRSSTIIQSKNGGSKRVREVVNDEDELKKSKKQKSKIKMKKAIRNLQDRVAVVEGQLNTIKSDIDELKGLMSTILKHIGLQRKGDEGDHKVSEGLEDEHIEVKKKGDEDVLEKKVDIGLEEPIDVVDDEDVIEIEPFLTQRPHVRPARRKRASVYLSTPFTTLPKRSLTSTTSTSESEAIVYDPMHKILDVHLDRLRAWITDKRTDDELRETFHGKKSKAFFRDLFMCRRWLSDEHLDALFLFIRLKIKAAGIPSSQNFTTADTIFMRILVSKWPLYKECIKENRPFDWDEEYRLVDYVVGSKVDFQDPWASVDYVYSPFNVHGNHWVLLCLDLVSCQVKVWDSLPSLTTAEEMTNILLPIRQLVPKLLDSTGFFDRRGRSSTYKEPWPVVIVDPIPLQRNNCDCGVFAIKYFEYIAAGVGLDTLCQENMSYFRKQLAFQVWTNTPMY